GACTTGGTAGTGAAGACTTTCTTCCATGGCGGAGAACGTGTGGTAAGAGACTTCCGGCGTCGTGCTGGGCTGAAGCACTGCCCTTTGTTCCGTGCCGCCCTGCTCCCAGTAGATGTACTTGGCCGACGTCGTATCGGGGGTCGTGACCCAGACGATCTGGTTGTCCCCGGGCTGTACTACGGCATCACCCGGCTTGACGTCGAAGCGGATGTCGGCGAGTTGCGCCGCGCCATTGCTGGTGCGAATCAAGCCCAGTTTCCAGGCGCCACCCAGGGCGCCCAGGAGGCAAAGCGCAATGCACAGCGCCACGCCACCAGCCAGGCAGCGAAGCTCCCAGGGACGCATGAAATCGTCCAGCGGCACGCCCTTGACCTGCTGCTGGGCCTCTGATAAGAAATGTTCTAACATCCACGGGGAAGAAACGGAATCGCCCGCTTCAGCAAGTACGACGGCGCTCAGGACACGATCCTGTAGGTCAGGGTGTTGCCGGTCAATGAAGGAGGCGATTTCGCGCAGGGATACCGGGCGCGCAAGCACAGGCCAGAAGGCCCAAAGCCCGATGAGCGCCGCCAGGCCGCCCAACGCGGCGACAAGAACGGCAGGGGAGATGGAGAACCAGTAATACGCGAAGCCGCCGGTGGCGCATAACGACGGGAGCAGCACGATGAAGAATTTCATCGACGCCCGAAGCAGGCGGAGGCGGCGATAGCGCGCCAACGTGCGGAATAGCTCCTTCTCCAGGAGGGGCGGAAGCATTGGACTGAATAGCGTCATGATATTCGCTGCTCCACGGTGGCGCGGCGGCCGGTCCAGGCCGCCACGACAGTCTCCAACAGGCAGGCTATTGCGAGAAGAATGAGTACCGGGTAACCAAATTCCTGGCGCGTTATATCCGGCTCCTTCGGACCGCTTGCGGGGGCCTCGGCCACGGTAGAAGTCGGCGCGGCGCCAAGGCGCAGCAGGAATTCGTCGGGATTCATACCATGGAGATCGCTCTCCGCCGTTTGAATGTTGACGGCCTCCACCAGTGCGGTTGTGCCTGTGGCCTCTAATTGCCACCGGAGGAACCCCGGCGCGAATCCGCGGTCGAGATTGGGAAAACTGTCAAACGACTGGGCCTCGGTGCCGCCCGGTGCCCGCAGATACAGTCCCGTCGCCGCCAGTACGGGCGGCGCACTTACGGCCGTGGAGGCCGGGTGGCTGCGCAAGGGCGGGAGGGGTGGAAGCAACAGCGCCACGGTCTCGTGAAGCAGGGGCACAAAGCGCCGGGTCCGGGTGATGTTCGTCCAGTCCGGGTCCAGGGGGAAGGCCCAAGCCACGACACGGCCCGCGCCCCGATCAAAGGCGATCATGGCGGGATCCGGGGCCATCTCGTCGTTCCCCTGGAGGCGCGCGGCGATCCGCACGGTCGATTCCCCGGCGACGCGCATGGGAAAGTAATTTTGGAAGCGCAACATGGAAAAATCGCTGTAGGCCGAGCTTCGAAAGGCCTGAAACGCCGGGTCGGAAAAGTCGATCCAGCTAAGGAGCGCGTAGCGCGAAGGGTCCAACGAGTCGTAACGAGGACCCGCTACCTCGACTCCTGCAGGTTTCAAGAGCCCGTCGGTGAGGGCGGTTGGAAAGCCCTGGTTGGAGGGGACCATCAGGAGCCGCCCGCCGCCCTCGACGTAAGCTGCAAGCTGCGTGACGGCGTCGGCGGGCGGAGCCGACCATCCGGGCACTACGAGAACGGGCGCCGTCACCGCCGCGAGTCCCGCCGGATTCACGGGCGCCCATCGCCACGGCACCGGCTGTGATTCGGCGAGGGCCGCTTCGAGAAAGGGGATCGGTTGCGCGCGATTCGCCGCCGGATCAATAACAACACCGATGTCGCGCACGGGGTCGGGTGTATAGACCGCGTACCCGGAATTGTCTTCTACTAGACCGTCCGCCGCGATCAGTCGAAGTTCGACCTGAGCCGGTTGACTCAAATCCGTCTCGGCGGAGAGAGACACGTTTACACCACTTTCGGCTTGAAGGGTGATGGGCTGGCTTGCAGCCGGAGCGTCATTCAGCCGGTATTCGATCTGCCCTTCGATGCGCACGGTCCCGTAGTTGCGCAGGCGCACCCGCGCGATCAGCGTCGACGGCGCCCGGGCCTCCAGCACCACCGCGTCCACAGCGGCATTACTCGATGAAAGGGGGGACAGGGGGACGAGTCGCAGCGACACGCCCCGGGCCAGGCTTTCGCGACCCAGTTCGTCGGGCAGCCCGGTCCGCTGCAAATCGCTGACGAGGTGAATGATTCGCTCCTGCTCCGCTTCTCCTTTGGTCACCGTGGATTCGTCGTTGGGAAGCAGCATTTGTTCCGCCGCTTTCAGGCCCGCGAGGTAATTGGTTGCACCGAAGGTGGCCGTCATTGAATCAAGGGCTTTCGCAGCGGTACCGGCGGCGGCGTCGAGCGGTGCTAGCACCTGGGCGCGCTCTTGAAAGGTCACCACGCCAACCGGTTCGTTGCCCAGTTCCGCGAGGCGGGCACGCGCGGCGGCCATGGTCTTTTCGAACTGGCCACTGCCCGTGGTGCTCAGGGAAGTGTCCACGAGCAGCACATGCAATCGCTCGGCCTCCTGGTTGGATGTGGCCACCACGGCGCTCAGCACATAGGGCCGGGCGAAGGCCAGGGCGAGAAGGCCGAGTATGATCATGCGCAGCACCATGAGCCAGGGATGCTCGATCTGCTTCTTGTGGCGGACCGGGGGCACGGACTCCGGCAGAAACATGAGGCTGCTGAAGGGCGTGGGATTGTTTGCAGGCCTGCGGATGCGGTGGATGATCCACGGTAGTCCCGCGAGGGCCAGACCGCCAAGCAGTATGGGCATGAGAAGGCCCATCAGCCTTTTCCTCCAGCCATGGCCCGTTTGCTCGACGTCATCAGCGCGTGGGAGCGCCGGTGCAGGAACTGGTGTAGTGCATGGTCCAGCGGACGGTCCGTGCGGAGGGGTTCGTAATCAATTTCGTAACCCAGGCAGACCTCGCGAATGCGGTCGAAGTGGGCGGCGCGATTCGCCAGATACTGATCGCGCACCCGCTCCTGGTCGGCGGGTCGCTCTTCGTGGCCCTCCGCATCCCGAAGCGTAACGTCGGACGAGAAGGGAAAGGTTTCCTCCGCCATATCGGCAATCTGAAAAACGAGCACGTCATGGCGTCGCGCGCGCAAGGCGCGGAGCTGGGTCTCCACGACCGGCAGGGGTTGGAGGAGATCGCTGATCAGCACGACCATCCCCCGTGAACTCATGGCGTCACCCACCCAGGCGAGGGCGTCGCCCGTGGCCGTCTGACCGCCCGGCGCGAGGCCCTCCAGCGCGGCGATGAGCCGCCGCACCTGGTGGCTGCGCCGCTGGAAGGTGATGTGGGCGCAGATGGATTCATCATAGGCCGCGAGCGCCACTTCGTCATGCTGAAGTGTCAACAACCACGCCAGGGACGCCGCGAGAATTTGACCGTAGCGAAACTTGGTCAGCGCCGTGGTGCCGTAGCCCATGGACGCGCTGCAGTCCAGCAGAAGCGTGCAGCGCATGTTCGTCTCTTCGTGGAATTCCTTGATGTGCAGCCGGTCCGTGCGGCCATAGCGCCGCCAGTCCACGAAGCGCGGATCATCGCCCTGGGTGTAGGGACGGTACTGGGCGAACTCCACCGAGACCCCGGAGTGGGGACTGCGATGCAGGCCAAGCTGCTGCCCGGCCACCAGGGTCTGGGCCAGGAGCCACAGGTCGCTTACCTGCGCCAGATCCTCCGGCGAAATGTTGCGCTGGATCACGGACGGCATGAGCGGTGCTCCATGCCAGTTGAAGCGTCAAGAGATCTGACCACGGAATACACGGAAGAGCGCGGAAAAGAGGGCAACTGGACATGCGCACGGGTATGGCGACGCACGAACTTCTTCGACACACGCGGTAGTTCGCTCGCCCCAAAGGGGCTTAACATATTAGCCCAGGGCAACGCCCTGGGTTTGTCAGGACAGAGCACCCAAAGCCCTGAAAGGGCGTAACAAAGATTTAGTCTCATACGTATTTCTCGTCATACGCGATCTTGTATCGTTCCAGAAATGTCCTGAATTCCACTTGGAAAGTCTCCGCCTTATGGTGTTCGGCTTGTCCCTCGATGTATGCCCTAATCTGCGGCACGTGGGGTGGGCTCACCGAAAATGCGCCATAGCGACTTTGCCAGTGAAAGCTCTCGAACGCCCGGCCTTCAGACTTTATCCACTTGGAAGAAGACTTCTTAACTTCTTCGATCACCTTTACCAGCGTGTGATTCTTCGAGAGCAAGAAAAGCGCATGCACGTGATCTTCAACACCGCCTATAACAACCGCAGGGCTATCCCACTGCCTGAATATGCCGGCCTGATAGGCGAACAGCGTTGGCCGCACTTCCGCAGTCAGTAGCGGCTCGCGATTCTTAGTGCTGTAGATCAAATGGACCAGATTAACGGCTAGCGACTGCGGCATCGTTCATGAACCCCACTGTTTCGCCCTTTCAGGGCTTCTCTTTTTCGCCGTGTTTTCCCAGGGCGTTGCCCTGGGCTATTATGTTGTGGCCCTTCGGGCCGGAATGCGTTTCCTCGTGCGCCCGAGGGTAGTCGGTTGTCGCAAAATACACTGTTACGCCCTTTCAAGGCTATTCTTTTTTCGCCTTGTTTCCCAGGGCGTTGCCCTGGGCTAATATGTTGTGGCCCTTCGGGTCGGAATGGCATTTGCCGTGTATCAGAAAAACACCGTGCCGATAGTACTCCGACGAACCACTATGGGATTCTTCACCCATTGCCTGGATATCGTCTCCGCCACAATCGTTATTCGTTTTTCTTCTCCGTGCCTCCGTGAACTCCGTGGTCAATCTCGTCCTTCATCCGCCCGAGGGCTTCGGTACATGGGCGATCAATTTGTCGATCACATCGTCCACCCGCACCTGATCGGCCTCGGCGCGGAAATTGGTCAGGATGCGGTGGCGCAGCACTTCGTGGGCCACGGCGCGGATATCATCGCCGGAAACGTGAAAACGTTCCTCCAGCAGGGCCCGCGCCTTGGCCGCGAGCACGAGATACTGGCTGCCGCGCGTGCCCGCACCCCAGCCCACCCATTGTTTGACGAAATCAGGCGCTTCCGACGAAAGGGGCCGGCTGGCCTGGACGAGACGCACCGCGTACAAAGCAATGGGCTCCGCGATCGGAACCATGCGAACGAGCCGCGCAAAATCGAGCATGTCCTGCCCGGAAAACACCGGCTTCAACGTATGCTCCGACGGCGCGGTGGTCTGGGTGACCACTGCGAGTTCTTCCGCTTCCGAGAGATAGCTGATGTTGATGCTGCACATGAAGCGATCGAGCTGCGCCTCCGGCAGGGGATAGGTACCCTCGAGTTCGATGGGGTTCTGTGTCGCCAGAACGAAAAAGGGCTTGTTCAGCGGACGCAATTGCCCCGCCACCGTCACCTGCTTCTCTTCCATCGCCTCCAGCAGGGCCGCCTGGGTCTTCGGCGGCGTGCGATTGATCTCGTCCGCAAGCAGCACATTGGTGAAGACCGGCCCCGGCACAAAGCGCAATTCGCGACGGCCACTGCTGCGGTCTTCCTCGATCAACTCCGTGCCCGTGATATCGCTGGGCATCAGGTCCGGCGTGAACTGGATACGCTTGAAGTCCAGATCGAGGATCTGGGCGACGGTGCGGATCAACAGGGTCTTTGCGAGTCCCGGCGGGCCGGTGATGAGTCCGTGGGAGCCTGAGAAGAGCACGCGCATCAGCGAATTCACCGCCGCGTCCTGACCCACGATCACCTTGCGCAGTTCGCCCAGCATCGCCGCCTTGCCCTGGCGCAGTTTCTCCAGTGCCGCCTGTTCAAACGGCTTGTCCGTTGCTTCCAGGGGTGCTTCCATTCATCGATCCTTTCCGTGCCGCCGCGTCAGTGGGTCATGGCATAAACGACAATATTGATGCCCATGGGATAGGCCTTCTTAACCGAGAATTCTTTGAAGTATTCCTGATTTTCACCTTCGCGCTCCCAGCCGTCGCCGAGATCGGTATTGTGGCAGATCACGGCCATCAGGCGTCCTTCCTTGTCATTCACGCCCCAGAGGTGGGGCGTCTGGGCGTCGTATTGCTCAAACGTAAGGCCCGTGCTGTACCAGTTGTTAATGGATGGCACCTGGGGCACTTCCTTGATGTCGAAGACCATGTGGTAGATGGGGTGGTCCAGGGGTATCTCGAAGCGCGGATACTCTTCCGGCGGCAGCACCTGATCAAA
This window of the Candidatus Hydrogenedentota bacterium genome carries:
- a CDS encoding BatA and WFA domain-containing protein, yielding MGLLMPILLGGLALAGLPWIIHRIRRPANNPTPFSSLMFLPESVPPVRHKKQIEHPWLMVLRMIILGLLALAFARPYVLSAVVATSNQEAERLHVLLVDTSLSTTGSGQFEKTMAAARARLAELGNEPVGVVTFQERAQVLAPLDAAAGTAAKALDSMTATFGATNYLAGLKAAEQMLLPNDESTVTKGEAEQERIIHLVSDLQRTGLPDELGRESLARGVSLRLVPLSPLSSSNAAVDAVVLEARAPSTLIARVRLRNYGTVRIEGQIEYRLNDAPAASQPITLQAESGVNVSLSAETDLSQPAQVELRLIAADGLVEDNSGYAVYTPDPVRDIGVVIDPAANRAQPIPFLEAALAESQPVPWRWAPVNPAGLAAVTAPVLVVPGWSAPPADAVTQLAAYVEGGGRLLMVPSNQGFPTALTDGLLKPAGVEVAGPRYDSLDPSRYALLSWIDFSDPAFQAFRSSAYSDFSMLRFQNYFPMRVAGESTVRIAARLQGNDEMAPDPAMIAFDRGAGRVVAWAFPLDPDWTNITRTRRFVPLLHETVALLLPPLPPLRSHPASTAVSAPPVLAATGLYLRAPGGTEAQSFDSFPNLDRGFAPGFLRWQLEATGTTALVEAVNIQTAESDLHGMNPDEFLLRLGAAPTSTVAEAPASGPKEPDITRQEFGYPVLILLAIACLLETVVAAWTGRRATVEQRIS
- a CDS encoding DUF58 domain-containing protein gives rise to the protein MPSVIQRNISPEDLAQVSDLWLLAQTLVAGQQLGLHRSPHSGVSVEFAQYRPYTQGDDPRFVDWRRYGRTDRLHIKEFHEETNMRCTLLLDCSASMGYGTTALTKFRYGQILAASLAWLLTLQHDEVALAAYDESICAHITFQRRSHQVRRLIAALEGLAPGGQTATGDALAWVGDAMSSRGMVVLISDLLQPLPVVETQLRALRARRHDVLVFQIADMAEETFPFSSDVTLRDAEGHEERPADQERVRDQYLANRAAHFDRIREVCLGYEIDYEPLRTDRPLDHALHQFLHRRSHALMTSSKRAMAGGKG
- a CDS encoding transposase; the protein is MPQSLAVNLVHLIYSTKNREPLLTAEVRPTLFAYQAGIFRQWDSPAVVIGGVEDHVHALFLLSKNHTLVKVIEEVKKSSSKWIKSEGRAFESFHWQSRYGAFSVSPPHVPQIRAYIEGQAEHHKAETFQVEFRTFLERYKIAYDEKYV
- a CDS encoding AAA family ATPase → MEAPLEATDKPFEQAALEKLRQGKAAMLGELRKVIVGQDAAVNSLMRVLFSGSHGLITGPPGLAKTLLIRTVAQILDLDFKRIQFTPDLMPSDITGTELIEEDRSSGRRELRFVPGPVFTNVLLADEINRTPPKTQAALLEAMEEKQVTVAGQLRPLNKPFFVLATQNPIELEGTYPLPEAQLDRFMCSINISYLSEAEELAVVTQTTAPSEHTLKPVFSGQDMLDFARLVRMVPIAEPIALYAVRLVQASRPLSSEAPDFVKQWVGWGAGTRGSQYLVLAAKARALLEERFHVSGDDIRAVAHEVLRHRILTNFRAEADQVRVDDVIDKLIAHVPKPSGG